One window of the Actinomyces wuliandei genome contains the following:
- a CDS encoding response regulator transcription factor, giving the protein MERSQQSRTEAHLLVVDDEPNIRDLLASSLRFAGFEVSVAGDGNSALKNVERGEPDLVVLDVMLPDMDGFTVARRLRERDVTTPILFLTARDDMADKVQGLTVGGDDYVTKPFGLEEVIARIRAILRRTHATENEDDGVVHVADLILDEDAHEVHRSGVEVDLSPTEFKLLRYLMLNAGRVVSKAQILDHVWEYDWNGDAAIVESYISYLRRKVDQITGRDGQPVVPLIQTRRGVGYMLREPKSE; this is encoded by the coding sequence ATGGAGCGTTCCCAGCAGTCTCGCACCGAAGCTCATCTGCTCGTCGTCGACGACGAGCCGAACATCCGTGACCTACTTGCCTCATCACTACGTTTCGCCGGCTTTGAGGTCTCCGTGGCCGGCGACGGCAACAGCGCGCTGAAGAACGTGGAGAGGGGGGAGCCAGACTTGGTCGTCCTGGACGTCATGCTCCCCGACATGGACGGCTTCACGGTTGCCCGCCGTCTGCGCGAGCGTGACGTCACGACCCCGATCCTGTTCCTCACCGCCCGTGACGACATGGCGGACAAGGTGCAGGGACTGACGGTCGGGGGCGACGACTACGTGACCAAGCCCTTCGGCCTGGAGGAGGTCATCGCCCGTATACGTGCCATCCTCAGGCGCACGCACGCCACTGAGAACGAGGACGACGGGGTGGTCCACGTCGCGGACCTGATCCTGGACGAGGACGCCCACGAGGTCCACCGCTCCGGCGTCGAGGTCGACCTGTCCCCCACCGAGTTCAAGCTGCTGCGCTACCTCATGCTCAACGCCGGCCGCGTGGTCTCCAAGGCCCAGATCCTCGACCACGTCTGGGAGTACGACTGGAACGGGGACGCGGCCATCGTCGAGTCCTACATCTCCTACCTGCGCCGCAAGGTGGACCAGATCACAGGCCGGGACGGTCAGCCCGTGGTCCCCCTCATCCAGACTCGCCGCGGCGTGGGCTACATGCTGCGTGAGCCCAAGAGCGAGTAA
- a CDS encoding sensor histidine kinase: MRARARAWTSRPVSKQHRPIKRGRWHPITAIQRPVQALPLRTRLAVMITVLLALGLVIVSFVVSLVLRNQMLGQIDEQLTTTAEAFGNRAIRNNPGNGDLPTTYYVEAKNENGQNDGPWINPRTAARYGTPRLGDALDLETALEHEGRPQLVTVESEQPASQWRVIIMLMQDDRTQEYIGVVAIALPLKDVTSTLERTNLVVLFSDIIIILLGALTATYLVRRSFRSLRQIEGVAGRIAQGDLSARILVTEPPTTEVGSLQRALNTMLSQNEHAFSVQVVAQERMTRFISDASHELRTPLAAIRGYGELYRMGGVSPEKTSEVMGRIEDESNRMGRLVDDLLQLARMDEGRQMDMTEVDLTDLAGAALSDMAVLAPDRDCALVPLDPEAEAAGQDAPSVTVVGDKDRLSQVLTNLLGNVVRHTPDGTPVEIAVGTSTASRVSTDTAEYQVAVVEVRDHGAGVPPDEADKVFQRFYRSDSSRNRETGGSGLGLSIVLGIVERHRGTVQMLQTPGGGATVHIELPLPDDTTGHPSPPGRRTGRPGHPAHQEAGT; encoded by the coding sequence ATGAGGGCGCGCGCACGCGCCTGGACCTCACGGCCGGTCAGCAAGCAGCACCGCCCTATCAAACGGGGCCGGTGGCACCCGATCACGGCGATCCAGCGACCGGTTCAGGCACTGCCCCTGAGGACCCGGCTCGCTGTCATGATCACCGTCCTGCTCGCCCTGGGCCTGGTCATCGTCTCCTTCGTAGTCAGCCTCGTGCTACGCAACCAGATGCTGGGACAGATCGACGAGCAGCTGACCACCACGGCCGAGGCCTTCGGCAACCGGGCCATCCGCAACAACCCCGGCAACGGGGACCTGCCCACCACCTACTACGTCGAGGCGAAGAACGAGAACGGCCAGAACGACGGCCCGTGGATCAACCCCCGGACAGCAGCCCGCTACGGCACGCCCAGGCTCGGTGACGCCCTGGACCTTGAGACCGCTCTCGAGCACGAGGGCCGCCCGCAGCTGGTCACCGTGGAGTCGGAGCAGCCCGCCAGCCAGTGGCGGGTCATCATCATGCTGATGCAGGATGACCGCACCCAGGAGTACATCGGCGTCGTCGCCATCGCCCTCCCCCTCAAGGACGTCACCAGCACCCTGGAGCGCACCAACCTGGTGGTGCTCTTCTCCGACATCATCATCATCCTCCTAGGCGCCTTGACCGCAACCTACCTGGTACGCCGATCCTTCCGGTCGCTGCGCCAGATCGAGGGCGTGGCAGGAAGGATCGCCCAGGGGGACCTCTCCGCCCGCATCCTGGTGACCGAGCCGCCCACGACAGAGGTGGGGTCCCTCCAGCGGGCGCTCAACACGATGCTGTCCCAGAACGAGCACGCCTTCTCCGTGCAGGTGGTGGCCCAGGAGCGCATGACACGCTTCATATCCGACGCCTCCCACGAGCTGCGTACCCCGCTGGCCGCGATCCGAGGCTACGGGGAGCTCTACCGGATGGGCGGGGTCTCGCCCGAGAAGACGAGCGAGGTCATGGGGCGCATTGAGGACGAGTCCAACCGCATGGGACGGCTGGTGGACGACCTCCTCCAGCTGGCGCGCATGGACGAGGGTCGGCAGATGGACATGACCGAGGTGGACCTCACCGACCTGGCTGGTGCCGCCCTGTCCGACATGGCCGTCCTGGCCCCTGACCGGGACTGTGCCCTCGTCCCGCTCGACCCTGAGGCGGAGGCGGCGGGCCAGGACGCCCCCTCGGTGACGGTGGTGGGGGACAAGGACCGGCTGAGCCAGGTGCTGACCAACCTCCTGGGTAACGTGGTGCGCCACACTCCTGACGGGACACCGGTGGAGATCGCGGTGGGAACGAGCACCGCGTCCAGGGTCAGCACCGACACTGCGGAGTACCAGGTGGCCGTCGTCGAGGTCCGCGACCACGGAGCCGGGGTCCCCCCCGACGAGGCAGACAAGGTCTTCCAGCGCTTCTACCGCTCCGACTCCTCACGCAACCGTGAGACAGGAGGCTCTGGCCTGGGGCTGTCGATCGTGCTGGGCATCGTGGAGCGCCACCGCGGCACCGTGCAGATGCTCCAGACACCCGGGGGCGGCGCGACAGTCCACATCGAGCTGCCGCTGCCTGACGACACCACAGGGCACCCGTCGCCTCCGGGAAGGAGGACGGGCCGCCCCGGTCATCCCGCTCATCAGGAGGCAGGTACTTAG
- a CDS encoding WXG100 family type VII secretion target — MPAFSVDTSAIADTAARARSRIATIQTEVDGMQADIGALENVWAGAASASMAVCAQEWRLTQLQVQATLETISLALDQAATSYDDAESANTGRFGRA, encoded by the coding sequence ATGCCTGCCTTCTCTGTCGACACCAGCGCCATCGCAGACACTGCGGCGCGGGCGCGCAGCCGTATCGCCACCATTCAGACCGAGGTTGACGGGATGCAGGCCGACATCGGGGCGCTGGAGAACGTGTGGGCCGGGGCAGCCTCGGCCTCAATGGCCGTGTGCGCGCAGGAGTGGCGGCTCACCCAGCTCCAGGTCCAGGCCACCCTGGAGACGATCAGCCTGGCTCTGGACCAGGCCGCGACCTCCTATGACGACGCCGAGTCGGCCAACACCGGGCGGTTCGGGCGCGCCTGA
- the groL gene encoding chaperonin GroEL (60 kDa chaperone family; promotes refolding of misfolded polypeptides especially under stressful conditions; forms two stacked rings of heptamers to form a barrel-shaped 14mer; ends can be capped by GroES; misfolded proteins enter the barrel where they are refolded when GroES binds), with protein sequence MSKIIAFDEEARRGMERGLNTLADTVKVTLGPKGRNVVLDKKWGAPTITNDGVTIAKEIELEDAYEKIGAELVKEVAKKTDDVAGDGTTTATVLAQALVREGLRNVAAGANPIALRRGIDKAVEVVVERLLADAKDVETQEEIAATASISAADEQIGELIAEALEKVGHEGVVTVEESNTFGLELEVTEGMRFDRGYISPYFVTDADRQEAVLEDAYVLLVESKISNVKDLLPLLEKVMQAGKPLAIIAEDVEAEALATLVVNRIRGTFKSVAVKAPGFGDRRKAMLQDMAILTGGTVISETVGLKLENATLEDLGQARKVVVTKDETTIVDGAGDKEAIDARTSQIRMEIENSDSDYDREKLSERLAKLAGGVAVLKSGAATEVELKERKHRIEDAVRNAKAAVEEGIVAGGGVALLQSAAQALESLELSNDEATGAAIVKVAVEAPLKQIAVNAGFEGGVVVDRVRGLPIGEGLNAATGEYINLLEAGIADPVKVTRSALQNAASIAGLFLTTEAVVADKPEPPAAPANGGGDEMGGMY encoded by the coding sequence ATGTCCAAGATCATCGCCTTCGACGAGGAGGCCCGCCGCGGCATGGAGCGCGGCCTGAACACCCTGGCTGACACAGTCAAGGTCACTCTCGGCCCCAAGGGCCGCAACGTGGTCCTCGACAAGAAGTGGGGCGCCCCCACGATCACCAACGACGGCGTGACCATCGCCAAGGAGATCGAGCTGGAGGACGCCTACGAGAAGATCGGTGCCGAGCTCGTCAAGGAGGTTGCCAAGAAGACCGACGACGTCGCTGGTGACGGCACCACCACCGCCACCGTCCTGGCCCAGGCCCTGGTGCGCGAGGGCCTGCGCAACGTGGCTGCCGGTGCCAACCCGATCGCCCTGCGTCGCGGCATCGACAAGGCCGTCGAGGTTGTTGTCGAGCGCCTGCTGGCGGACGCCAAGGACGTGGAGACCCAGGAGGAGATCGCCGCCACCGCCTCCATCTCCGCCGCTGACGAGCAGATCGGTGAGCTGATCGCTGAGGCCCTGGAGAAGGTGGGCCACGAGGGCGTCGTGACCGTCGAGGAGTCCAACACCTTCGGCCTGGAGCTTGAGGTCACCGAGGGCATGCGCTTCGACCGCGGCTACATCTCGCCCTACTTCGTCACTGACGCCGACCGTCAAGAGGCCGTCCTGGAGGACGCCTACGTCCTGCTGGTGGAGTCCAAGATCTCCAACGTCAAGGACCTGCTCCCCCTCCTGGAGAAGGTCATGCAGGCGGGCAAGCCGCTGGCGATCATCGCTGAGGACGTCGAGGCCGAGGCCCTGGCTACCCTGGTGGTCAACCGCATCCGCGGGACCTTCAAGTCCGTGGCAGTCAAGGCCCCCGGCTTCGGGGACCGCCGTAAGGCGATGCTGCAGGACATGGCGATCCTCACCGGCGGTACCGTCATCTCCGAGACAGTCGGCCTGAAGCTGGAGAACGCCACCCTGGAGGACCTGGGCCAGGCCCGCAAGGTAGTCGTCACCAAGGACGAGACCACCATCGTGGACGGTGCTGGGGACAAGGAGGCGATTGACGCCCGTACCTCCCAGATCCGCATGGAGATCGAGAACTCCGACTCCGACTACGACCGTGAGAAGCTCTCTGAGCGTCTGGCCAAGCTGGCGGGCGGCGTGGCCGTGCTGAAGTCCGGTGCCGCCACCGAGGTGGAGCTCAAGGAGCGCAAGCACCGCATTGAGGACGCCGTGCGCAACGCCAAGGCAGCGGTCGAGGAGGGGATCGTCGCTGGTGGTGGCGTGGCCCTCCTCCAGTCTGCGGCCCAGGCTCTGGAGTCCCTGGAGCTGAGCAACGACGAGGCTACTGGTGCGGCGATCGTCAAGGTGGCTGTGGAGGCCCCGCTCAAGCAGATTGCTGTCAACGCCGGCTTTGAGGGTGGCGTCGTGGTGGACCGCGTGCGCGGCCTGCCCATCGGCGAGGGCCTCAACGCCGCGACCGGCGAGTACATCAACCTGCTGGAGGCCGGTATCGCCGACCCGGTGAAGGTGACCCGTTCCGCGCTGCAGAACGCGGCCTCCATCGCCGGCCTGTTCCTCACCACCGAAGCCGTTGTGGCGGACAAGCCGGAGCCCCCGGCTGCTCCGGCCAACGGTGGTGGTGACGAGATGGGTGGCATGTACTGA
- a CDS encoding glycoside hydrolase family 15, which translates to MTPAARPGRRDVLAAGAVSAGAVSLAAGVWGVPRLHAALRPDPEALSEGVVVGAHGTLQVLPPGEGVDYLPGTRLPADPASWGMDPQQRDELAERAARRQQGARLPRGRWGSLAREALADLLALTGPTLVGDGAAGGVLDFPSGAVAAAPVGGWRYVWPRDASFGAAALSSVGLYREALGVLGCLASWQDESGALEARYTLSGRPPDDRPRQTDGVGWLMWAVGRLLADGASVAELEEALGACLVRTTSRLLRLTDTASHLPAASPDYWEVPESVLTLGTAAPVLLGLEAALGLARAGADLGVAPGELEERVATVRQAVERGFAPGWGRHVRQDDVDAALAFVLPPFTTELAGAREVRQDAVARMSRPAGGVAPGSSWRRDGVSWTPQTALLAWSGVVLGMEEGQRLLGWLESHRTRAGALPEKVLADGSPAGPAPLAWTSALVVLAAGA; encoded by the coding sequence GTGACCCCGGCGGCACGTCCCGGCCGCCGCGATGTCCTTGCTGCTGGGGCCGTGTCTGCTGGGGCCGTGTCGCTGGCAGCCGGGGTGTGGGGCGTCCCCCGGCTGCACGCCGCGCTGAGGCCTGATCCTGAGGCCCTGAGCGAGGGCGTGGTCGTCGGGGCGCACGGTACCCTCCAGGTGCTGCCTCCAGGGGAGGGCGTGGACTACCTGCCGGGGACCCGGCTCCCGGCCGACCCGGCTTCCTGGGGCATGGACCCGCAGCAGCGCGACGAGCTGGCCGAGCGCGCGGCCCGGCGCCAGCAGGGGGCGCGTCTGCCGCGCGGGAGGTGGGGGTCGCTGGCTCGGGAGGCACTCGCCGACCTCCTGGCCCTGACCGGGCCGACGCTCGTGGGCGACGGTGCGGCAGGGGGCGTGCTGGACTTCCCTTCCGGTGCCGTGGCCGCCGCGCCGGTGGGGGGCTGGCGCTACGTGTGGCCCCGGGACGCCTCCTTCGGCGCGGCGGCCCTCAGCAGTGTCGGCCTGTACCGGGAGGCTCTTGGCGTCCTGGGGTGCCTGGCCTCCTGGCAGGACGAGTCGGGAGCCCTGGAGGCCCGCTACACCCTCAGCGGGAGACCCCCTGACGACCGGCCTCGCCAGACTGATGGCGTGGGCTGGCTCATGTGGGCTGTGGGGCGCCTGCTGGCTGACGGCGCCTCCGTGGCCGAGCTGGAGGAAGCCCTGGGTGCCTGCCTGGTCCGCACGACCTCCCGGCTCCTGCGGCTCACGGATACCGCCTCCCACCTTCCGGCGGCCAGCCCGGACTACTGGGAGGTGCCCGAGTCCGTCCTGACCCTGGGCACGGCCGCGCCGGTGCTGCTGGGCTTGGAGGCTGCGCTGGGGCTCGCCCGGGCGGGAGCGGACCTGGGGGTCGCCCCGGGGGAGCTGGAGGAGCGGGTTGCCACGGTGCGCCAGGCGGTGGAGCGTGGCTTTGCCCCCGGATGGGGTAGGCACGTGCGTCAGGACGACGTCGACGCGGCACTCGCCTTTGTCCTGCCGCCCTTCACCACGGAGCTGGCCGGGGCGCGTGAGGTGAGGCAGGACGCCGTAGCGCGGATGTCGCGGCCCGCCGGGGGCGTGGCTCCCGGCTCGTCCTGGCGCAGGGACGGCGTGTCCTGGACCCCGCAGACGGCCCTGCTGGCGTGGTCAGGTGTGGTGCTGGGCATGGAGGAGGGGCAGAGGCTCCTTGGGTGGCTGGAGTCTCACCGTACCCGGGCGGGGGCTCTCCCGGAGAAGGTCCTGGCTGACGGCTCCCCGGCGGGGCCCGCCCCCCTGGCCTGGACCTCAGCGCTGGTGGTGCTGGCTGCCGGAGCGTGA
- a CDS encoding LytR C-terminal domain-containing protein, translating to MSEYNYPEDEFDVSEDDAPVPVGVHRAQAPRWRGWVPLLAVIIVVPALAWGVVTLLGQRGGDGDSPGGAAVASGAADDGGGQTPGGDGEDGADQETQDPGASQEATDDPTQDPTDASVDYTLGVTVYNGTTTSGLAGRSGDRLSHAGFASVTVPEGVYQGSEPTETTIYYASPEDRGTAEAVGEQLGIDNVVEDAASASSNPIVIILREDFQE from the coding sequence GTGAGCGAGTACAACTACCCGGAGGACGAGTTTGACGTCAGTGAGGACGACGCCCCTGTCCCTGTCGGGGTGCACCGGGCGCAGGCACCTCGCTGGCGGGGCTGGGTGCCCCTGCTTGCCGTCATCATCGTCGTCCCGGCCCTGGCTTGGGGTGTGGTGACTCTGCTCGGGCAGCGCGGCGGTGACGGGGACTCCCCCGGTGGTGCTGCGGTGGCCTCAGGCGCGGCCGACGACGGAGGCGGCCAGACCCCGGGTGGCGACGGGGAGGACGGCGCCGATCAGGAGACCCAGGACCCCGGTGCCTCGCAGGAGGCTACAGACGACCCCACGCAGGACCCCACCGACGCCTCGGTGGACTACACGCTGGGAGTCACCGTCTACAACGGGACGACGACCAGCGGCCTGGCAGGACGCAGCGGTGATCGGCTCAGCCACGCCGGCTTCGCCTCGGTCACGGTCCCCGAGGGTGTCTACCAGGGCTCTGAGCCCACCGAGACGACCATCTACTATGCCAGCCCTGAGGACCGTGGCACGGCAGAGGCCGTGGGTGAGCAGCTCGGTATCGACAACGTCGTCGAGGACGCCGCCAGCGCCTCGTCCAACCCCATCGTCATTATCCTGCGCGAGGACTTCCAGGAGTGA
- a CDS encoding uracil-DNA glycosylase gives MSSAKPLSELVDASWARALAPVEPIVHEIGARLREEVASGHGYLPAGTDVLRAFTYPMDQVKVLIVGQDPYPTPGHPVGLSFSVAPGVRPPRSLENIFRELVSDLDVPQPGSGDLTPWCEQGVMLLNRVLTVRPGAPASHKGWGWETVTQRAIEALVERGGPLVAILWGRPAQSLTPMLGDTPVIASPHPSPLSASRGFFGSRPFSRANETLESLGAQPVDWRLP, from the coding sequence GTGAGTTCCGCCAAACCGCTGTCCGAGCTCGTTGACGCCTCGTGGGCACGCGCCCTGGCCCCGGTAGAGCCCATTGTCCACGAGATCGGGGCCAGGCTGCGCGAGGAGGTCGCCTCAGGGCACGGCTACCTGCCCGCCGGCACCGACGTCCTGCGTGCCTTCACCTACCCCATGGACCAGGTCAAGGTCCTCATCGTGGGCCAGGACCCCTACCCGACCCCAGGGCACCCGGTAGGCCTGAGCTTCTCCGTGGCCCCCGGGGTGCGGCCCCCGCGCAGCCTGGAGAACATCTTCCGCGAGCTGGTCTCCGACCTGGATGTGCCCCAGCCGGGCTCGGGGGACCTGACCCCGTGGTGCGAGCAGGGCGTCATGCTTCTCAACCGGGTCCTGACCGTGCGCCCAGGCGCCCCGGCCTCGCACAAGGGGTGGGGCTGGGAGACCGTCACCCAGCGGGCTATTGAGGCCCTGGTGGAGCGCGGCGGCCCGCTGGTGGCGATCCTGTGGGGGCGCCCGGCCCAGTCCCTGACCCCCATGCTGGGGGACACACCTGTCATCGCCTCGCCCCACCCCTCGCCGTTGTCCGCCTCGCGCGGGTTCTTCGGCTCACGCCCCTTCAGCCGAGCCAACGAGACCCTGGAGTCCCTGGGGGCGCAGCCCGTGGACTGGCGCCTGCCCTGA